A single region of the Thermotoga profunda AZM34c06 genome encodes:
- a CDS encoding ROK family transcriptional regulator, whose product MLTDLEARTLKVIRDSGEISRLEISKLLNLSKPVISQAVAQLINKGLVVESNICKSSIGRPRINLKFVSDAFYCIGAELEENTFEIIITDLSGNEKKAFQERIPHTKDSLDIIEWCSEKIKELIRQSNLPREKFLGIGIGISAMVEPNTGLVRTAPAFGMKDFNLQNTLQMMLDLPVYVANRVKLAAFAEHKLGAAKGFKDVLFIYLDSGLGSAVILNDELFQGFYGKAGEFGWLITDIDVTKDDICEEQNFGHLARKISGHCLRKYLGEIVQDTDLREIIMAIKQGQIEMGKKLRRSLMHLAAAIANSILMFDPQIVIIKGRIGQRYFSEILEIIEQFLYEFLPLQFYENLEFRKGMIDKYDVALGGVFLVQKKVMNI is encoded by the coding sequence TTGTTAACCGATCTTGAGGCAAGAACTCTGAAGGTTATACGAGATTCTGGTGAAATATCTCGACTTGAAATATCTAAACTCTTAAACCTGAGTAAACCTGTTATAAGTCAGGCGGTGGCTCAGCTGATTAATAAAGGACTTGTAGTCGAATCCAATATTTGTAAGTCTTCTATAGGAAGACCAAGGATCAACCTAAAATTCGTTTCGGATGCGTTTTATTGTATAGGTGCCGAACTTGAAGAAAATACGTTCGAAATAATCATTACTGATCTCTCTGGAAATGAGAAAAAGGCTTTTCAGGAAAGAATTCCTCACACAAAAGATTCACTTGATATCATTGAGTGGTGTTCCGAAAAAATCAAAGAGTTGATAAGGCAATCGAATCTGCCAAGGGAAAAATTTTTAGGAATAGGAATTGGGATATCGGCCATGGTCGAACCGAACACAGGATTAGTGAGAACGGCTCCAGCATTTGGTATGAAGGATTTCAATCTCCAAAACACGCTTCAAATGATGCTCGACCTTCCTGTATACGTAGCAAATAGAGTTAAATTGGCTGCATTTGCCGAGCACAAACTCGGAGCAGCAAAAGGTTTTAAGGATGTACTTTTTATATATTTGGATAGTGGTCTTGGATCTGCAGTTATTTTAAACGACGAATTATTCCAGGGATTTTATGGTAAAGCAGGAGAATTTGGATGGTTGATAACCGATATTGATGTCACAAAAGATGACATTTGTGAAGAACAAAATTTTGGACATTTGGCAAGGAAAATATCAGGTCATTGTTTGAGAAAGTACTTGGGTGAGATCGTTCAAGATACCGATCTGAGAGAAATTATCATGGCGATTAAGCAAGGGCAGATCGAAATGGGAAAGAAGTTGAGAAGATCTTTAATGCATCTTGCCGCTGCAATAGCCAATTCAATACTCATGTTTGATCCGCAGATTGTAATCATCAAAGGGAGAATCGGACAAAGATATTTCTCAGAAATCTTGGAAATTATTGAGCAATTTCTTTATGAGTTCTTGCCACTACAGTTTTATGAGAACCTTGAATTTCGCAAAGGTATGATTGATAAGTATGATGTGGCATTGGGTGGTGTCTTTTTGGTTCAAAAGAAAGTTATGAATATCTAA
- a CDS encoding ABC transporter ATP-binding protein, with protein sequence MGFLSSVLIAEGIIKNFAFRKGIKHYTIHALRRVDLHLADREILSIVGESGCGKTTFLRVVARIYVQDDGSLSVLGKEVPKKMNKNQELEYRKTVQMIFQDPFSALNPVKKIGKFLERPLKIFKIPNIKERINEVLEEVELPFDSLEKYPHELSGGQRQRVIIARSIITRPKIILADEPTSMLDVSIKASILNLLLKLRDNHAISLIHVTHDLASAKYISDRIAVMYAGQIIEEGDAKAIVDDPLHPYTKLLRMAAPDPNKLNTRLGQTGEPPNLINPPSGCAFMPRCAYAKKECSNFSQTIDVDGRKVRCILYT encoded by the coding sequence GTGGGTTTCTTGTCATCTGTATTGATCGCAGAAGGAATTATCAAAAATTTTGCCTTTAGAAAAGGTATTAAGCACTATACGATACACGCATTGAGAAGAGTGGATCTCCATCTTGCAGATAGAGAAATTTTGTCGATTGTTGGAGAAAGTGGCTGTGGCAAAACGACTTTCTTGAGAGTCGTTGCAAGAATATACGTCCAAGATGATGGAAGTTTATCTGTGCTTGGTAAGGAAGTACCTAAAAAGATGAACAAAAATCAGGAATTAGAGTACAGAAAAACCGTTCAAATGATCTTCCAAGACCCATTTTCAGCATTAAACCCGGTGAAGAAGATTGGGAAGTTCCTTGAAAGGCCTCTCAAAATTTTCAAGATACCTAATATAAAAGAGAGGATAAATGAGGTTCTTGAAGAGGTTGAACTGCCATTCGACTCTCTTGAGAAATATCCACACGAGTTGTCTGGAGGACAGAGACAGAGAGTCATCATCGCGCGATCGATTATAACAAGACCAAAGATAATACTCGCCGACGAACCCACTTCGATGCTCGATGTGTCGATAAAGGCTTCTATTCTCAACTTACTTCTGAAATTGAGAGATAATCACGCTATTTCTCTGATACATGTTACACACGATCTTGCTTCTGCAAAATATATTTCTGACAGAATAGCAGTCATGTATGCTGGACAGATTATTGAAGAAGGAGACGCAAAAGCAATAGTTGACGATCCATTACATCCATATACTAAACTGCTGAGGATGGCGGCACCAGATCCGAACAAACTGAATACAAGGCTTGGTCAAACAGGAGAGCCCCCCAATTTGATAAATCCCCCCTCAGGATGTGCCTTTATGCCAAGATGCGCTTATGCCAAAAAAGAATGCTCGAATTTTTCTCAAACCATCGATGTCGATGGCAGAAAAGTAAGGTGCATCTTGTATACCTAA
- a CDS encoding class II SORL domain-containing protein: protein MKLADFIKSEDFKKEKHVPVIEVAEKVKKGEKTEITVTVGKEIPHPNTTEHHIKWIKLFFQPDGDPYVYEIGNYEFNVHGESVKGPNTGDVYTEPVVKTVAKLNKSGTILALSYCNIHGLWESSKKIEVE, encoded by the coding sequence ATGAAACTTGCTGATTTTATTAAGTCAGAAGATTTCAAAAAAGAAAAACATGTACCAGTTATCGAAGTTGCTGAAAAGGTCAAAAAAGGAGAAAAAACAGAGATCACAGTCACCGTTGGTAAAGAAATACCTCATCCAAACACGACGGAACATCATATAAAATGGATCAAGCTCTTTTTCCAACCAGATGGCGATCCATATGTTTATGAGATAGGCAATTACGAATTCAATGTTCATGGCGAATCTGTCAAAGGCCCTAATACAGGCGATGTCTACACAGAACCAGTGGTGAAAACCGTTGCGAAACTGAACAAATCTGGAACAATCCTTGCTCTATCATATTGCAACATACATGGTTTGTGGGAGAGCAGCAAAAAAATTGAAGTTGAATAA
- a CDS encoding redoxin domain-containing protein: MLQIGSIAPDFSLKDQDGNVIQLSSLKGKKVLLSFHPLAWTSICANQMKSLEANYEKFEKLKTVPLGLSVDPVPSKKAWADSLGLKQLKILSDFWPHGEVAKLYNIFREKDGFSERANIIIDKDGKIIFFKVYPIRELPDIQEIIDFLISR; encoded by the coding sequence ATGTTGCAAATCGGTTCAATTGCACCAGATTTTTCATTGAAAGATCAAGATGGCAATGTGATTCAGTTATCTTCGCTAAAAGGAAAGAAAGTGCTCTTGTCATTTCATCCACTTGCTTGGACTTCTATCTGTGCAAACCAGATGAAATCATTGGAAGCTAACTACGAAAAATTCGAGAAACTAAAAACAGTTCCACTTGGTTTGAGTGTTGATCCAGTTCCAAGTAAAAAAGCTTGGGCAGATTCACTGGGCTTAAAGCAATTGAAGATCCTCTCGGATTTCTGGCCACATGGTGAAGTGGCTAAATTGTACAACATATTCAGAGAAAAAGACGGTTTTTCTGAAAGAGCAAATATCATAATCGATAAAGATGGAAAGATCATCTTTTTCAAAGTCTATCCTATTAGAGAATTGCCAGATATTCAGGAAATAATAGATTTTCTTATATCTCGTTAA
- a CDS encoding rubrerythrin family protein — protein MREMTKKFLEDAFAGESMAHMKYLIFADEAERKGLKKLANLFRAIAHAEFVHARNHYRELGKIYQEMKDNVQQCIDGETFEIEEMYPVYNTVAQFQQEKGAERSTKYAWEAEKIHAQMYKLAKDLVEKKEDYPVSKIFICPVCGHTVENEPPEKCPVCGTAKKMYVEFSV, from the coding sequence ATGAGAGAGATGACCAAGAAATTCCTCGAAGATGCCTTTGCCGGTGAAAGCATGGCACACATGAAGTATTTAATCTTCGCAGACGAAGCTGAAAGAAAGGGGTTAAAGAAACTTGCCAATCTTTTCAGGGCGATAGCACATGCCGAATTTGTTCATGCAAGAAATCATTACAGAGAACTCGGAAAGATCTATCAAGAAATGAAAGATAACGTTCAACAGTGCATCGATGGTGAAACTTTTGAAATCGAGGAAATGTACCCGGTTTACAACACAGTTGCACAATTTCAACAAGAAAAAGGAGCGGAAAGAAGTACTAAATATGCCTGGGAAGCAGAGAAAATACACGCTCAAATGTACAAACTTGCTAAAGACCTTGTTGAGAAAAAAGAAGATTACCCAGTCAGCAAAATATTCATCTGTCCTGTCTGTGGTCATACAGTAGAGAATGAACCACCTGAGAAATGCCCTGTATGTGGAACTGCCAAGAAGATGTATGTGGAATTCTCTGTATAA
- a CDS encoding ABC transporter permease — protein sequence MSIKAWAGIGIIMFFLAIAIFAPYIAPYDPNDIVDLPYDKPSSLHFLGTDRLGRDIFSQLIYGTRLSLVIGIVTGLLMSGISTFVGMISGYYGGIVDRILSTITDVFLVIPGIPLMIVISSYMRVRSFWTVILVIAITGWGGGARMIRSQMLSMKNRDFVMAAKTIGERNIRIVFFEIFPNMLSLIASIFFSSVLYAIIGEASLSFLGLGDVSKISWGTMLYWAQSANALLNGMWAWVLAPGLSIIMLGTAFALLNFSLDETTNPRLRKR from the coding sequence TTGTCTATCAAGGCTTGGGCTGGAATTGGTATAATAATGTTTTTTTTAGCTATCGCCATTTTTGCTCCATATATAGCGCCATATGATCCAAATGATATAGTTGATTTACCTTATGATAAACCAAGTAGTCTGCATTTTCTCGGTACAGATAGATTGGGCAGAGATATTTTTTCACAGCTTATCTATGGAACAAGACTTTCACTTGTAATAGGTATAGTCACTGGTCTTCTCATGTCAGGTATTTCTACTTTTGTTGGAATGATCTCGGGTTACTACGGAGGTATTGTTGATCGTATCTTGTCGACCATAACGGATGTGTTCTTAGTTATACCAGGTATTCCACTTATGATTGTGATTTCATCTTACATGAGAGTCCGAAGCTTTTGGACTGTGATTTTGGTTATCGCAATAACTGGTTGGGGTGGTGGAGCAAGGATGATAAGATCACAGATGCTCTCAATGAAGAACAGAGATTTTGTGATGGCAGCGAAAACAATAGGAGAAAGAAATATAAGGATTGTGTTCTTCGAAATATTTCCAAACATGTTATCTTTGATAGCTTCGATTTTTTTCAGTTCGGTTCTTTATGCAATTATTGGAGAAGCTTCTTTATCCTTTCTCGGTTTAGGCGATGTCAGTAAAATTTCATGGGGCACAATGCTCTATTGGGCTCAGAGTGCCAATGCCTTGTTGAATGGAATGTGGGCATGGGTCCTTGCACCTGGGTTATCGATAATCATGCTTGGTACTGCTTTTGCCCTTTTGAATTTCTCGCTTGATGAAACAACTAATCCAAGATTGAGAAAACGTTAG
- a CDS encoding 2-oxoacid:acceptor oxidoreductase subunit alpha: protein MDLSVVICGEAGQGIQTIEYLFPNILKSHGLNVFSYKEYMSRVRGGSNSTLIRISDKPVRAFCKKTDILFSLSPGDVHLLRLLERIDDNTFVFIDSNSETKFNTKARIKKVPISSLALEAGNKLYSNSVVLGMLCGLLKLPFENVLVAIEKWFCNKGTKVCEENKKAVKLGYDYVYKNIEMNIETKIETNPSVKDHILMSGAEAVSLGALAGGCNFVSSYPMSPSTGVLTNLANHSRDFDIIVEQAEDEISAINMALGAWYSGARALVTTSGGGFALMVEALSLAGMIESPIVIHLAQRPGPATGLPTRTEQADLLFALFSGHGEFERVIFSPGNLEQAFFCTMKAFDIADKYQVPVFVLTDQYLMDMIYNFDKLGEIKSFSDYIVETAPDYKRYQFTENGISPRGIPSHGNGLVCVDSDEHDEYGRITEDFTIRNKMVEKRLRKLKNFSDEIPAEFIGNKDFTHLVICFGSTREIVLEASKDFENLAVLHLQQLYPLPSNLSKYLNRAKKVLLVESNATSQLGKLLKMEFGFSDFKTLNKYNGLPFYVEEIKDTLQKFMKGEI, encoded by the coding sequence GTGGACCTTTCTGTTGTAATTTGTGGCGAGGCTGGCCAAGGTATTCAGACAATAGAATACCTTTTTCCAAATATATTAAAGAGCCACGGTTTAAATGTATTTTCATACAAAGAATACATGTCTCGTGTCAGAGGTGGAAGTAACTCGACTTTGATAAGAATCAGTGATAAACCTGTTAGAGCATTCTGTAAGAAAACGGATATTCTCTTTTCTCTTTCACCAGGTGATGTACATTTACTAAGACTTTTGGAAAGAATAGATGACAATACCTTTGTTTTCATCGATTCAAATTCAGAGACAAAATTCAATACAAAAGCAAGGATAAAAAAAGTACCAATATCCAGTTTAGCACTTGAAGCTGGGAACAAACTTTATTCCAATTCTGTAGTTCTTGGTATGTTGTGTGGCCTTTTGAAACTTCCCTTTGAAAACGTGTTAGTCGCGATTGAGAAATGGTTTTGCAACAAAGGTACGAAGGTTTGTGAAGAAAACAAAAAGGCGGTCAAATTGGGATATGATTATGTCTACAAAAACATAGAAATGAACATTGAAACAAAGATCGAAACAAATCCGAGCGTCAAAGATCATATATTGATGAGTGGTGCAGAAGCAGTTTCTCTTGGTGCCTTAGCTGGTGGATGTAACTTCGTCTCTTCATATCCAATGTCTCCATCTACCGGTGTTCTGACTAACCTGGCAAATCATTCAAGAGATTTTGACATAATCGTAGAACAAGCAGAGGATGAAATCAGCGCCATAAATATGGCTTTAGGTGCATGGTATTCTGGAGCAAGGGCGCTTGTGACAACAAGTGGTGGCGGTTTTGCATTGATGGTAGAGGCTCTGAGTCTTGCTGGGATGATAGAAAGTCCTATAGTGATACACCTTGCACAAAGACCAGGTCCTGCAACAGGACTTCCAACAAGAACAGAGCAAGCGGATTTATTGTTCGCACTTTTTTCTGGGCACGGTGAATTCGAAAGAGTTATCTTTTCACCAGGTAATCTTGAACAAGCATTTTTCTGTACGATGAAAGCTTTTGATATTGCAGACAAATACCAAGTACCAGTCTTTGTTTTGACAGACCAGTATTTGATGGATATGATTTATAATTTCGATAAACTTGGAGAAATAAAGTCTTTCTCGGATTACATAGTTGAGACAGCGCCTGATTACAAAAGATATCAATTCACGGAAAATGGGATCTCCCCAAGAGGTATCCCAAGTCATGGTAATGGATTAGTTTGTGTGGATAGTGATGAACACGACGAATATGGAAGAATAACAGAAGACTTTACAATCAGAAACAAAATGGTCGAAAAGAGACTAAGAAAACTGAAAAACTTCTCTGATGAAATTCCTGCCGAATTCATAGGTAATAAAGATTTCACTCATCTTGTGATATGTTTCGGTTCAACAAGAGAGATTGTCCTTGAAGCATCAAAGGACTTTGAAAATTTGGCAGTACTTCATTTGCAACAACTTTATCCATTACCATCTAATCTCTCTAAATATCTAAATAGAGCAAAGAAAGTACTTCTTGTAGAATCCAATGCCACCTCACAACTTGGAAAGCTTCTGAAAATGGAATTTGGTTTTAGTGATTTCAAAACATTGAATAAATACAACGGCTTACCTTTTTACGTAGAAGAAATAAAAGACACATTACAAAAGTTTATGAAGGGGGAGATTTGA
- a CDS encoding ABC transporter substrate-binding protein, with product MRRIFAMLLVLATVLSMADVVLMWFTDGPDYDVMQNQVAKFEKVYGEKVVVLNLPYYLEYKPKLAAMAKAGSPPDVARETDLLPWLDYAIDMKPLVEKYTNMKFEDWLENVSFYKPAFKKIYEKFGKVIGIPYTSDAHAVFYNKEIFKKAGIEVPKDRPWTIDEWYAAMKKIKQSGAARYALVYDFSPYRFSNLLYVFGGGIWDPEGKNIIIDSPESIEALEFFVKLHDEDLIPKAVWLTGDAPAKYFQNGMAAMYVSGIWMLAQFKEQLKFDWGAIMWPYKRQRAVMTGGKYIVPFTEKGAQLALFLTNEENLAEFAGKLYLIPDRKDLSGKVKVEDPVIKEVYDVVMKDLDESGRGSLVADWYDPDTAAIIQKNRTVIIDAIKSAVAKEKTPAQAFRDLAKFLREEVAKSK from the coding sequence ATGCGGAGAATTTTTGCAATGTTACTTGTTTTAGCGACGGTTCTCTCAATGGCTGATGTGGTCTTAATGTGGTTTACAGATGGTCCAGATTATGACGTCATGCAGAATCAGGTTGCAAAATTCGAAAAGGTTTATGGTGAAAAAGTTGTTGTTCTGAATCTACCCTATTACTTGGAATACAAACCCAAACTTGCTGCAATGGCTAAAGCGGGTTCACCACCAGATGTTGCAAGGGAAACCGACTTATTACCATGGCTTGATTACGCAATAGATATGAAGCCTTTAGTTGAGAAGTACACCAACATGAAATTCGAAGATTGGCTTGAAAATGTCTCTTTCTACAAACCAGCCTTTAAAAAGATCTATGAAAAATTCGGTAAAGTAATAGGCATACCGTACACTTCGGATGCTCACGCAGTTTTTTACAACAAAGAGATTTTCAAGAAGGCTGGTATAGAAGTACCAAAAGACAGACCTTGGACGATTGATGAATGGTATGCTGCAATGAAAAAAATCAAACAAAGTGGTGCAGCAAGATATGCCCTTGTTTATGATTTCAGTCCCTACAGATTTTCAAATTTACTGTATGTCTTCGGTGGCGGTATTTGGGACCCTGAAGGAAAAAATATAATCATTGATTCACCAGAATCGATCGAGGCTCTGGAGTTTTTCGTCAAACTTCATGACGAAGATCTCATACCGAAAGCCGTTTGGTTAACTGGCGACGCACCGGCAAAGTATTTCCAAAACGGTATGGCTGCAATGTATGTCTCTGGCATATGGATGCTTGCCCAATTCAAAGAACAATTGAAATTTGATTGGGGCGCCATTATGTGGCCATACAAGCGTCAAAGAGCTGTAATGACAGGTGGAAAGTATATAGTTCCATTCACTGAAAAAGGTGCACAGCTTGCACTATTCTTGACCAATGAAGAAAATCTCGCAGAATTTGCCGGAAAACTTTATCTGATACCTGATAGAAAAGATTTGAGTGGTAAGGTAAAGGTTGAAGATCCTGTGATCAAAGAAGTTTACGATGTGGTGATGAAGGATCTTGATGAATCAGGAAGGGGAAGTCTTGTCGCGGATTGGTATGATCCAGATACAGCAGCTATAATACAAAAGAACAGAACAGTTATAATCGATGCGATAAAATCAGCGGTTGCCAAAGAAAAAACTCCTGCGCAGGCTTTCAGAGATCTTGCAAAGTTTCTGAGAGAAGAAGTCGCAAAAAGTAAATGA
- a CDS encoding ABC transporter ATP-binding protein, which translates to MVEILNLRAGYRFRKKVVRAVNNVCLKIHDQDFLGIAGESGCGKSTLVLAMLRLLKSPGYIESGKVLINGLDIFSLSNEQLSKVRWKEFSFVPQSSMSSLNPVMKIKDQIADAIVCHTDMERQEAYEIVGEVLKLVGIPVERANSYPHQLSGGMRQRVVIAMALALSPKFVVFDEPTTALDVVVQRSILEKIFELQEQKKFSAAFVTHDISLLFEISKHLAIMYAGEIVEYGDTRNVYENPLHPYAKGLIEALPSVSGELKEYKSIPGRPPDLSIVIEGCPFYERCRFRKKICLEKHPEYKQVEQGRWVSCHLY; encoded by the coding sequence ATGGTTGAGATTCTAAATTTAAGAGCAGGATATCGTTTCAGAAAAAAAGTAGTTAGAGCAGTGAATAACGTTTGTTTGAAGATTCATGATCAGGATTTTCTTGGCATTGCCGGTGAATCTGGTTGCGGAAAGTCGACTTTGGTTTTGGCGATGCTCAGATTGTTGAAGAGTCCTGGCTACATAGAATCTGGTAAGGTTTTAATCAATGGGTTAGATATATTCAGCCTTTCTAATGAGCAACTGTCCAAAGTTCGTTGGAAAGAGTTTTCTTTTGTCCCACAGAGTTCTATGAGTTCATTGAATCCAGTTATGAAAATAAAAGATCAGATTGCCGATGCGATAGTTTGTCATACAGATATGGAAAGGCAAGAAGCTTATGAGATAGTTGGAGAAGTTTTAAAACTCGTGGGTATCCCTGTGGAACGCGCAAATAGTTACCCACACCAACTTTCCGGTGGAATGCGCCAGAGAGTTGTTATAGCGATGGCTTTGGCTCTTTCCCCAAAATTTGTCGTTTTTGATGAACCAACAACTGCATTGGATGTGGTTGTGCAAAGGTCGATTCTTGAGAAAATCTTCGAGTTACAAGAACAGAAAAAATTCTCTGCAGCTTTCGTAACACATGATATCTCACTTTTATTCGAAATATCAAAGCACTTGGCTATAATGTATGCAGGTGAAATAGTCGAGTATGGTGATACCAGAAATGTTTACGAAAATCCACTACATCCTTATGCAAAAGGGCTGATTGAAGCTTTGCCAAGTGTATCTGGAGAGCTCAAAGAGTACAAAAGTATCCCGGGAAGACCACCAGACCTTTCGATTGTAATTGAGGGTTGTCCTTTCTATGAAAGATGTCGGTTCAGAAAAAAGATATGCTTAGAAAAACATCCGGAGTACAAGCAGGTTGAACAAGGTAGGTGGGTTTCTTGTCATCTGTATTGA
- a CDS encoding thiamine pyrophosphate-dependent enzyme, whose protein sequence is MATKFDIEGGDIAWCPGCGNYSIHNIVKTALQELDIDPKNLVLVSGIGQAAKAPQYIKCNYFNGLHGRSLPAAVGIKVSNPNLVVIVESGDGCMYGEGGNHFIHAIRRNSDITVLVHDNMVYGLTKGQASPTSEKGFTTPVQVNGVLNEPFNPIAIALSLKCSFVARAFCGDVQETKEIIKRAILHKGFSLVDIFQPCVTFNKINTYKWFKENTYYMKDHDETNINKAFEKALERSPLPLGVFYIEEKPTFESQQRVYKNSSEPLFKRKHNVEKLMNLIESKRRW, encoded by the coding sequence ATGGCTACAAAGTTTGATATTGAAGGTGGAGATATCGCATGGTGTCCTGGTTGTGGTAACTATTCGATACACAACATTGTCAAAACTGCATTACAGGAGCTCGACATAGACCCAAAAAATTTGGTACTTGTTTCTGGAATCGGGCAAGCTGCGAAAGCACCTCAATACATAAAATGTAATTATTTCAACGGTTTACACGGAAGAAGTTTGCCAGCAGCTGTTGGAATAAAGGTATCTAATCCAAATCTTGTGGTAATTGTGGAAAGCGGAGATGGCTGTATGTATGGTGAAGGAGGAAATCACTTCATACATGCCATCAGGAGAAATTCAGATATCACCGTTTTAGTTCACGATAACATGGTTTATGGTCTAACAAAAGGGCAAGCTTCACCAACCAGTGAGAAAGGTTTTACAACACCTGTACAGGTCAATGGAGTTTTGAATGAGCCATTCAACCCAATAGCCATTGCATTGTCTTTGAAGTGTTCTTTCGTGGCTCGAGCATTCTGCGGTGATGTGCAAGAAACAAAAGAGATCATAAAAAGAGCCATATTGCACAAAGGATTTTCATTGGTAGACATATTCCAGCCATGTGTTACTTTCAATAAAATCAACACCTACAAATGGTTCAAAGAAAACACCTACTATATGAAAGATCACGACGAGACAAATATAAACAAAGCATTTGAAAAAGCACTGGAAAGATCTCCCTTACCCTTAGGTGTATTCTATATCGAAGAAAAACCTACCTTTGAATCACAACAAAGAGTCTATAAAAACTCTTCAGAGCCACTTTTCAAAAGAAAGCATAATGTTGAAAAGCTAATGAATCTTATTGAATCAAAGCGGAGGTGGTAA
- a CDS encoding glycoside hydrolase family 130 protein has translation MDLSKIRENFEPKPVGELKSQNIIKRHPANPILTYKDVPYISALVFNPGVCKLKDRYIMVFRNDYGSFEEKRIDGTNLGLALSKDGIKWKVKPEPLHFTLNEKDFIRVYDPRLVTIEEKIYMTFAVDTWHGIRAGIAKTEDFEQFEIIDLSTPDNRNIVLFPEKVNSMYVRLERPFPVYGRLGLERFDIWISFSPDLRYWGDSKLLLAVEDVLFANIKIGPGAPPIKTDSGWLVIFHAVDIDSSRGKNGWEEKWTKRYTAGVMLLDLKNPTKVLGLCKEPLIVPEEKYETSDGFRNNVVFPTGAILEGDELKIYYGAADTVICLATTKVEDLVSTCEEF, from the coding sequence ATGGATCTTTCTAAAATCAGAGAAAATTTCGAACCAAAACCAGTTGGTGAATTGAAATCTCAGAACATTATCAAAAGACACCCAGCCAATCCTATACTCACTTACAAAGATGTGCCATATATTTCTGCACTTGTATTCAATCCTGGTGTTTGCAAACTAAAAGATCGTTATATAATGGTCTTTCGAAATGATTATGGTTCTTTTGAAGAAAAAAGAATCGATGGAACAAATCTGGGGTTGGCACTGAGCAAAGATGGAATAAAATGGAAGGTTAAACCAGAACCGCTGCATTTTACACTAAATGAGAAAGATTTTATAAGAGTTTATGATCCAAGATTAGTTACAATCGAAGAAAAGATCTATATGACCTTTGCCGTTGACACATGGCATGGAATAAGAGCAGGCATTGCAAAAACGGAGGATTTCGAACAATTTGAGATCATCGATCTCTCAACGCCAGATAACAGAAATATCGTACTTTTTCCAGAAAAAGTAAATAGTATGTATGTAAGACTCGAAAGACCGTTTCCAGTTTATGGCAGGTTAGGTTTAGAAAGATTTGATATCTGGATCAGTTTTTCACCAGACTTGAGATATTGGGGAGACAGCAAGCTTCTCCTTGCGGTGGAAGATGTACTATTTGCCAACATCAAAATTGGTCCAGGAGCACCCCCTATTAAAACCGACAGTGGTTGGTTAGTAATCTTTCATGCTGTAGATATTGATTCATCAAGAGGAAAGAATGGTTGGGAAGAAAAATGGACCAAGCGTTACACAGCAGGTGTTATGTTGCTTGATTTAAAAAACCCGACCAAAGTTTTGGGTTTATGTAAAGAACCTCTCATTGTACCGGAGGAAAAGTATGAGACCAGTGATGGATTTAGAAACAATGTAGTCTTTCCAACAGGGGCTATTTTGGAAGGTGATGAACTAAAGATTTACTATGGTGCCGCAGACACGGTGATCTGCCTTGCTACAACCAAAGTTGAAGATCTCGTTTCAACCTGTGAAGAATTTTAG